In one Corallococcus silvisoli genomic region, the following are encoded:
- a CDS encoding tetratricopeptide repeat protein — MHALVLALFFAFQAPELKQPPRYSAELEAVRQQADAALDPTGGNPIEARQHIQRLLKEAPENPQTHFLLGRMLVQHGEYEEAHRAMERALELGLDGNDRIEAQNWRDSLQRQMAAFDEAQSAMSEQLRKDPNDLEAHKALALFAYRKRDLAAARTHAARVTELRPDDGDGHALLGAILLDLGDEDGAREQARQARAIGDSNQVQSLEARLQSLSQKRLFVAVPLGLVAVLVLGLGGYWMSRRRNRRASSAGAA; from the coding sequence ATGCACGCGCTGGTTCTTGCCCTCTTCTTCGCCTTCCAGGCTCCTGAGCTGAAACAGCCCCCGCGGTACAGCGCCGAGCTCGAGGCCGTGCGCCAACAGGCCGACGCCGCGTTGGACCCCACGGGCGGCAATCCCATCGAGGCGCGGCAGCACATCCAACGACTGCTCAAGGAGGCCCCGGAGAATCCCCAGACACACTTCCTGCTGGGGCGCATGCTCGTGCAGCATGGCGAATACGAGGAGGCCCACCGCGCCATGGAGCGCGCGCTCGAGCTGGGCCTCGACGGGAACGACCGCATCGAGGCCCAGAACTGGCGGGACTCCTTGCAGCGACAGATGGCCGCGTTCGACGAGGCCCAGAGCGCGATGTCCGAGCAGCTCCGGAAGGATCCCAACGACCTCGAGGCGCATAAGGCGCTCGCGCTGTTCGCCTACAGGAAGCGAGACCTCGCGGCCGCCCGGACGCACGCGGCGCGCGTCACCGAGCTGCGGCCCGACGACGGGGACGGCCACGCCCTGCTCGGCGCCATCCTCCTGGACCTGGGCGACGAGGACGGTGCCCGCGAGCAGGCGCGACAGGCCCGCGCCATCGGCGACTCCAACCAGGTGCAGTCCCTCGAGGCCCGCCTCCAGTCGCTGAGCCAGAAGAGGCTCTTCGTCGCCGTGCCCCTCGGACTGGTGGCCGTCC